In a single window of the Mauremys reevesii isolate NIE-2019 linkage group 3, ASM1616193v1, whole genome shotgun sequence genome:
- the AFTPH gene encoding aftiphilin isoform X3, with the protein MEPEIIRMYSSSPPPLDNGADEDDDDEFGEFGGFSGVGTSGVGFADFDAPDYSNSKEEFIPTNHFMPIHDYSDNGDSLATFNSVKNGKDKDCIAELPKPTKELSDISTKTSKEKCKSRTSGTSFDVNLEDVKRIGEQKENMGKAEGFSSEGIRTDMKVTGQDQQIDTCNGEKLPCLEILTNGFAALDSVNPQGIEDLDSVSDSKGLKTTSTHSTELSLDSVPSPAEDFADFAAFSDNETIHLEEPGHKICKVFNEREALNVQENHIINRVAEQSIMKEESSDRSYEYEGETCTENEQACISETNLVDNEVGSNCEQDSTALEHNDFIVCSTPQTTEISIGTTENAENTGRRKYCDSGNSKELDFSRADDSSETESINFTKIQNPTSDPAEETDLGDFEDVKNGESSTEFLSCSDTNEDDFGDFGTVSGASPAFISDTQESANDLSLEDSSEQSAHFSEPSGKFGEFRDINIVLTVDKQKLDQSELNQTLEYRATNTLSDLEVPPLAELENGKNSEFGEFDSVPTPQDECSAFQDSDDFADFSSAGCNQAAEWNAFEDEQKESCCWAAFGDEQAAESHYRKETWQSHRTDPSLSIDSPVTRQTDDVALASFQEAASRRESALSIQTTLLSRLERIFEVCFPSIPVLEIEEEIISLNLFLEASNKQMRTGETLANSGELMEVWTELQDIHDSYGLRYQWGGSHSNKKLLCSLGIDTRNILFTGNKKQPVIVPMYAAGLESLPPVQFDWSSSGLTNPLDASGGSTLLNLDFFGPVDDSSSSSTTTMPGVDPELYELTTSKLETSNTSSKVTDAFARLMSTVEKASTSTRKPKKEEHLSEEAAKVISSLPDLTFMHAKVLMFPATLTPSTRCQEKVD; encoded by the exons ATGGAACCAGAAATAATTCGGATGTactcttcttcccctcctccactagacAATGGTGCTGATGAGGATGACGATGATGAATTTGGGGAATttggtggattctctggtgttGGCACTTCTGGCGTAGGTTTTGCTGATTTTGATGCACCAGACTACAGTAATTCAAAGGAGGAATTTATACCCACAAACCATTTTATGCCAATTCATGATTACTCTGACAATGGAGATAGCCTTGCAACCTTTAACTCTGTTAAAAATGGTAAAGATAAAGACTGCATTGCAGAACTTCCTAAACCCACTAAAGAACTCTCTGATATATCAACTAAAACCagcaaagaaaaatgtaaatcTAGAACTTCAGGTACGTCCTTTGATGTTAATCTGGAAGATGTAAAGAGAATAGGGGAACAAAAAGAGAACATGGGAAAAGCAGAGGGTTTCTCCTCTGAAGGCATTAGAACTGATATGAAAGTTACAGGCCAGGACCAGCAAATAGACACTTGTAATGGTGAGAAACTCCCATGTCTAGAGATTCTAACAAATGGTTTTGCAGCATTGGATTCTGTAAATCCTCAGGGAATAGAAGATCTGGACAGCGTCAGTGACTCAAAGGGACTAAAAACTACTAGCACTCATAGCACTGAGTTAAGTTTAGACTCTGTGCCCAGCCCAGCTGAGGATTTTGCAGATTTTGCTGCATTCTCAGACAATGAAACAATCCATTTAGAAGAACCAGGACATAAAATATGCAAAGTTTTTAATGAAAGAGAAGCACTGAATGTACAGGAAAACCATATAATAAATAGAGTGGCTGAACAAAGTATTATGAAGGAAGAGTCTTCAGATAGAAGCTACGAATATGAAGGAGAGACTTGCACTGAAAATGAGCAGGCTTGCATTTCAGAAACCAATTTAGTAGATAATGAAGTCGGTAGTAATTGTGAGCAGGACTCTACAGCACTGGAACATAATGACTTCATCGTTTGTAGCACACCTCAAACAACTGAGATTTCAATAGGCACTactgaaaatgcagaaaacactGGAAGGCGAAAATATTGTGACAGTGGGAACAGCAAAGAACTTGATTTTTCTAGGGCTGATGATTCTTCAGAAACAGAAAGTATCAACTTTACTAAAATTCAAAACCCCACCAGTGATCCTGCAGAAGAAACTGATTTGGGTGATTTTGAAGATGTAAAGAATGGTGAAAGTAGCACTGAATTTCTGTCTTGTAGTGATACAAATGAAGATGATTTTGGTGATTTTGGCACAGTCAGTGGTGCATCTCCTGCTTTTATTAGTGATACTCAAGAGTCAGCGAATGATTTAAGTTTAGAAGACTCTTCTGAACAATCTGCACACTTCAGTGAGCCAAGTGGTAAATTTGGTGAGTTTAGGGATATAAATATTGTGTTAACTGTTGACAAACAAAAATTAGATCAGTCTGAACTAAATCAGACATTAGAATATAGAGCTACCAATACGCTTTCTGACTTGGAAGTCCCACCTCttgctgagttggaaaatggAAAGAATAGTGAATTTGGAGAGTTTGATTCAGTGCCAACACCTCAAGATGAGTGCAGTGCTTTTCAGGACTCTGACGATTTTGCAGACTTTAGTTCAGCTGGTTGTAACCAAGCTGCAGAGTGGAATGCTTTTGAAGATGAACAGAAAGAAAGCTGTTGTTGGGCTGCTTTTGGAGATGAACAAGCTGCTGAATCTCATTATAGAAAAGAGACGTGGCAGTCACATAGGACAGATCCATCTCTTAGTATTGACAGCCCGGTGACCCGTCAGACTGATGATGTTGCTTTGGCATCTTTCCAGGAAGCTGCTAGTAGGCGAGAATCAGCACTTTCAATTCAG ACAACATTGCTAAGCCGTCTGGAGCGAATATTTGAAGTTTGCTTTCCTTCCATACCTGTTCTTGAAATAGAAGAAGAGATAATTTCCTTGAACCTTTTTCTGGAAGCAAGCAACAAACAGATGAGAACAGGGGAGACTTTGGCTAACAGTGG GGAACTTATGGAAGTGTGGACAGAGCTGCAGGATATCCATGATTCGTATGGATTGAGATATCAGTGGGGTGGCTCCCACAGCAACAAAAAGCTTTTATGCTCCTTGGGAATTGACACAAGAAATATT CTCTTTACAGGCAACAAGAAGCAGCCTGTTATTGTACCCATGTATGCAGCAGGACTG GAATCTCTACCACCTGTCCAGTTTGACTGGAGTAGCAGTGGCCTTACTAACCCTTTAGATG CTAGTGGAGGTTCCACTCTTCTGAACCTTGATTTCTTTGGGCCCGTGGATGACAGTAGCTCTAGCAGCACGACCACAATGCCAG GTGTGGATCCAGAGTTGTATGAGTTGACAACTTCAAAACTGGAAACCTCCAATACAAGCAGCAAAGTGACTGATGCATTCGCAAGACTCATGTCCACAGTAGAGAAGGCAAGCACATCTACAAG
- the AFTPH gene encoding aftiphilin isoform X4, with protein sequence MEPEIIRMYSSSPPPLDNGADEDDDDEFGEFGGFSGVGTSGVGFADFDAPDYSNSKEEFIPTNHFMPIHDYSDNGDSLATFNSVKNGKDKDCIAELPKPTKELSDISTKTSKEKCKSRTSGTSFDVNLEDVKRIGEQKENMGKAEGFSSEGIRTDMKVTGQDQQIDTCNGEKLPCLEILTNGFAALDSVNPQGIEDLDSVSDSKGLKTTSTHSTELSLDSVPSPAEDFADFAAFSDNETIHLEEPGHKICKVFNEREALNVQENHIINRVAEQSIMKEESSDRSYEYEGETCTENEQACISETNLVDNEVGSNCEQDSTALEHNDFIVCSTPQTTEISIGTTENAENTGRRKYCDSGNSKELDFSRADDSSETESINFTKIQNPTSDPAEETDLGDFEDVKNGESSTEFLSCSDTNEDDFGDFGTVSGASPAFISDTQESANDLSLEDSSEQSAHFSEPSGKFGEFRDINIVLTVDKQKLDQSELNQTLEYRATNTLSDLEVPPLAELENGKNSEFGEFDSVPTPQDECSAFQDSDDFADFSSAGCNQAAEWNAFEDEQKESCCWAAFGDEQAAESHYRKETWQSHRTDPSLSIDSPVTRQTDDVALASFQEAASRRESALSIQTTLLSRLERIFEVCFPSIPVLEIEEEIISLNLFLEASNKQMRTGETLANSGELMEVWTELQDIHDSYGLRYQWGGSHSNKKLLCSLGIDTRNILFTGNKKQPVIVPMYAAGLESLPPVQFDWSSSGLTNPLDGVDPELYELTTSKLETSNTSSKVTDAFARLMSTVEKASTSTRKPKKEEHLSEEAAKVISSLPDLTFMHAKVLMFPATLTPSTRCQEKVD encoded by the exons ATGGAACCAGAAATAATTCGGATGTactcttcttcccctcctccactagacAATGGTGCTGATGAGGATGACGATGATGAATTTGGGGAATttggtggattctctggtgttGGCACTTCTGGCGTAGGTTTTGCTGATTTTGATGCACCAGACTACAGTAATTCAAAGGAGGAATTTATACCCACAAACCATTTTATGCCAATTCATGATTACTCTGACAATGGAGATAGCCTTGCAACCTTTAACTCTGTTAAAAATGGTAAAGATAAAGACTGCATTGCAGAACTTCCTAAACCCACTAAAGAACTCTCTGATATATCAACTAAAACCagcaaagaaaaatgtaaatcTAGAACTTCAGGTACGTCCTTTGATGTTAATCTGGAAGATGTAAAGAGAATAGGGGAACAAAAAGAGAACATGGGAAAAGCAGAGGGTTTCTCCTCTGAAGGCATTAGAACTGATATGAAAGTTACAGGCCAGGACCAGCAAATAGACACTTGTAATGGTGAGAAACTCCCATGTCTAGAGATTCTAACAAATGGTTTTGCAGCATTGGATTCTGTAAATCCTCAGGGAATAGAAGATCTGGACAGCGTCAGTGACTCAAAGGGACTAAAAACTACTAGCACTCATAGCACTGAGTTAAGTTTAGACTCTGTGCCCAGCCCAGCTGAGGATTTTGCAGATTTTGCTGCATTCTCAGACAATGAAACAATCCATTTAGAAGAACCAGGACATAAAATATGCAAAGTTTTTAATGAAAGAGAAGCACTGAATGTACAGGAAAACCATATAATAAATAGAGTGGCTGAACAAAGTATTATGAAGGAAGAGTCTTCAGATAGAAGCTACGAATATGAAGGAGAGACTTGCACTGAAAATGAGCAGGCTTGCATTTCAGAAACCAATTTAGTAGATAATGAAGTCGGTAGTAATTGTGAGCAGGACTCTACAGCACTGGAACATAATGACTTCATCGTTTGTAGCACACCTCAAACAACTGAGATTTCAATAGGCACTactgaaaatgcagaaaacactGGAAGGCGAAAATATTGTGACAGTGGGAACAGCAAAGAACTTGATTTTTCTAGGGCTGATGATTCTTCAGAAACAGAAAGTATCAACTTTACTAAAATTCAAAACCCCACCAGTGATCCTGCAGAAGAAACTGATTTGGGTGATTTTGAAGATGTAAAGAATGGTGAAAGTAGCACTGAATTTCTGTCTTGTAGTGATACAAATGAAGATGATTTTGGTGATTTTGGCACAGTCAGTGGTGCATCTCCTGCTTTTATTAGTGATACTCAAGAGTCAGCGAATGATTTAAGTTTAGAAGACTCTTCTGAACAATCTGCACACTTCAGTGAGCCAAGTGGTAAATTTGGTGAGTTTAGGGATATAAATATTGTGTTAACTGTTGACAAACAAAAATTAGATCAGTCTGAACTAAATCAGACATTAGAATATAGAGCTACCAATACGCTTTCTGACTTGGAAGTCCCACCTCttgctgagttggaaaatggAAAGAATAGTGAATTTGGAGAGTTTGATTCAGTGCCAACACCTCAAGATGAGTGCAGTGCTTTTCAGGACTCTGACGATTTTGCAGACTTTAGTTCAGCTGGTTGTAACCAAGCTGCAGAGTGGAATGCTTTTGAAGATGAACAGAAAGAAAGCTGTTGTTGGGCTGCTTTTGGAGATGAACAAGCTGCTGAATCTCATTATAGAAAAGAGACGTGGCAGTCACATAGGACAGATCCATCTCTTAGTATTGACAGCCCGGTGACCCGTCAGACTGATGATGTTGCTTTGGCATCTTTCCAGGAAGCTGCTAGTAGGCGAGAATCAGCACTTTCAATTCAG ACAACATTGCTAAGCCGTCTGGAGCGAATATTTGAAGTTTGCTTTCCTTCCATACCTGTTCTTGAAATAGAAGAAGAGATAATTTCCTTGAACCTTTTTCTGGAAGCAAGCAACAAACAGATGAGAACAGGGGAGACTTTGGCTAACAGTGG GGAACTTATGGAAGTGTGGACAGAGCTGCAGGATATCCATGATTCGTATGGATTGAGATATCAGTGGGGTGGCTCCCACAGCAACAAAAAGCTTTTATGCTCCTTGGGAATTGACACAAGAAATATT CTCTTTACAGGCAACAAGAAGCAGCCTGTTATTGTACCCATGTATGCAGCAGGACTG GAATCTCTACCACCTGTCCAGTTTGACTGGAGTAGCAGTGGCCTTACTAACCCTTTAGATG GTGTGGATCCAGAGTTGTATGAGTTGACAACTTCAAAACTGGAAACCTCCAATACAAGCAGCAAAGTGACTGATGCATTCGCAAGACTCATGTCCACAGTAGAGAAGGCAAGCACATCTACAAG
- the AFTPH gene encoding aftiphilin isoform X1: MEPEIIRMYSSSPPPLDNGADEDDDDEFGEFGGFSGVGTSGVGFADFDAPDYSNSKEEFIPTNHFMPIHDYSDNGDSLATFNSVKNGKDKDCIAELPKPTKELSDISTKTSKEKCKSRTSGTSFDVNLEDVKRIGEQKENMGKAEGFSSEGIRTDMKVTGQDQQIDTCNGEKLPCLEILTNGFAALDSVNPQGIEDLDSVSDSKGLKTTSTHSTELSLDSVPSPAEDFADFAAFSDNETIHLEEPGHKICKVFNEREALNVQENHIINRVAEQSIMKEESSDRSYEYEGETCTENEQACISETNLVDNEVGSNCEQDSTALEHNDFIVCSTPQTTEISIGTTENAENTGRRKYCDSGNSKELDFSRADDSSETESINFTKIQNPTSDPAEETDLGDFEDVKNGESSTEFLSCSDTNEDDFGDFGTVSGASPAFISDTQESANDLSLEDSSEQSAHFSEPSGKFGEFRDINIVLTVDKQKLDQSELNQTLEYRATNTLSDLEVPPLAELENGKNSEFGEFDSVPTPQDECSAFQDSDDFADFSSAGCNQAAEWNAFEDEQKESCCWAAFGDEQAAESHYRKETWQSHRTDPSLSIDSPVTRQTDDVALASFQEAASRRESALSIQTTLLSRLERIFEVCFPSIPVLEIEEEIISLNLFLEASNKQMRTGETLANSGELMEVWTELQDIHDSYGLRYQWGGSHSNKKLLCSLGIDTRNILFTGNKKQPVIVPMYAAGLGMLEPTKEPLKPISAAEKIASIGQTTPVSPEMSTCTSDQFQESLPPVQFDWSSSGLTNPLDASGGSTLLNLDFFGPVDDSSSSSTTTMPGVDPELYELTTSKLETSNTSSKVTDAFARLMSTVEKASTSTRKPKKEEHLSEEAAKVISSLPDLTFMHAKVLMFPATLTPSTRCQEKVD; encoded by the exons ATGGAACCAGAAATAATTCGGATGTactcttcttcccctcctccactagacAATGGTGCTGATGAGGATGACGATGATGAATTTGGGGAATttggtggattctctggtgttGGCACTTCTGGCGTAGGTTTTGCTGATTTTGATGCACCAGACTACAGTAATTCAAAGGAGGAATTTATACCCACAAACCATTTTATGCCAATTCATGATTACTCTGACAATGGAGATAGCCTTGCAACCTTTAACTCTGTTAAAAATGGTAAAGATAAAGACTGCATTGCAGAACTTCCTAAACCCACTAAAGAACTCTCTGATATATCAACTAAAACCagcaaagaaaaatgtaaatcTAGAACTTCAGGTACGTCCTTTGATGTTAATCTGGAAGATGTAAAGAGAATAGGGGAACAAAAAGAGAACATGGGAAAAGCAGAGGGTTTCTCCTCTGAAGGCATTAGAACTGATATGAAAGTTACAGGCCAGGACCAGCAAATAGACACTTGTAATGGTGAGAAACTCCCATGTCTAGAGATTCTAACAAATGGTTTTGCAGCATTGGATTCTGTAAATCCTCAGGGAATAGAAGATCTGGACAGCGTCAGTGACTCAAAGGGACTAAAAACTACTAGCACTCATAGCACTGAGTTAAGTTTAGACTCTGTGCCCAGCCCAGCTGAGGATTTTGCAGATTTTGCTGCATTCTCAGACAATGAAACAATCCATTTAGAAGAACCAGGACATAAAATATGCAAAGTTTTTAATGAAAGAGAAGCACTGAATGTACAGGAAAACCATATAATAAATAGAGTGGCTGAACAAAGTATTATGAAGGAAGAGTCTTCAGATAGAAGCTACGAATATGAAGGAGAGACTTGCACTGAAAATGAGCAGGCTTGCATTTCAGAAACCAATTTAGTAGATAATGAAGTCGGTAGTAATTGTGAGCAGGACTCTACAGCACTGGAACATAATGACTTCATCGTTTGTAGCACACCTCAAACAACTGAGATTTCAATAGGCACTactgaaaatgcagaaaacactGGAAGGCGAAAATATTGTGACAGTGGGAACAGCAAAGAACTTGATTTTTCTAGGGCTGATGATTCTTCAGAAACAGAAAGTATCAACTTTACTAAAATTCAAAACCCCACCAGTGATCCTGCAGAAGAAACTGATTTGGGTGATTTTGAAGATGTAAAGAATGGTGAAAGTAGCACTGAATTTCTGTCTTGTAGTGATACAAATGAAGATGATTTTGGTGATTTTGGCACAGTCAGTGGTGCATCTCCTGCTTTTATTAGTGATACTCAAGAGTCAGCGAATGATTTAAGTTTAGAAGACTCTTCTGAACAATCTGCACACTTCAGTGAGCCAAGTGGTAAATTTGGTGAGTTTAGGGATATAAATATTGTGTTAACTGTTGACAAACAAAAATTAGATCAGTCTGAACTAAATCAGACATTAGAATATAGAGCTACCAATACGCTTTCTGACTTGGAAGTCCCACCTCttgctgagttggaaaatggAAAGAATAGTGAATTTGGAGAGTTTGATTCAGTGCCAACACCTCAAGATGAGTGCAGTGCTTTTCAGGACTCTGACGATTTTGCAGACTTTAGTTCAGCTGGTTGTAACCAAGCTGCAGAGTGGAATGCTTTTGAAGATGAACAGAAAGAAAGCTGTTGTTGGGCTGCTTTTGGAGATGAACAAGCTGCTGAATCTCATTATAGAAAAGAGACGTGGCAGTCACATAGGACAGATCCATCTCTTAGTATTGACAGCCCGGTGACCCGTCAGACTGATGATGTTGCTTTGGCATCTTTCCAGGAAGCTGCTAGTAGGCGAGAATCAGCACTTTCAATTCAG ACAACATTGCTAAGCCGTCTGGAGCGAATATTTGAAGTTTGCTTTCCTTCCATACCTGTTCTTGAAATAGAAGAAGAGATAATTTCCTTGAACCTTTTTCTGGAAGCAAGCAACAAACAGATGAGAACAGGGGAGACTTTGGCTAACAGTGG GGAACTTATGGAAGTGTGGACAGAGCTGCAGGATATCCATGATTCGTATGGATTGAGATATCAGTGGGGTGGCTCCCACAGCAACAAAAAGCTTTTATGCTCCTTGGGAATTGACACAAGAAATATT CTCTTTACAGGCAACAAGAAGCAGCCTGTTATTGTACCCATGTATGCAGCAGGACTG GGTATGCTAGAGCCTACCAAGGAACCTCTGAAACCAATATCTGCTGCAGAAAAAATAGCTTCCATAGGACAGACTACCCCTGTATCACCAGAGATGAGCACATGTACATCTGATCAGTTCCAG GAATCTCTACCACCTGTCCAGTTTGACTGGAGTAGCAGTGGCCTTACTAACCCTTTAGATG CTAGTGGAGGTTCCACTCTTCTGAACCTTGATTTCTTTGGGCCCGTGGATGACAGTAGCTCTAGCAGCACGACCACAATGCCAG GTGTGGATCCAGAGTTGTATGAGTTGACAACTTCAAAACTGGAAACCTCCAATACAAGCAGCAAAGTGACTGATGCATTCGCAAGACTCATGTCCACAGTAGAGAAGGCAAGCACATCTACAAG
- the AFTPH gene encoding aftiphilin isoform X2: MEPEIIRMYSSSPPPLDNGADEDDDDEFGEFGGFSGVGTSGVGFADFDAPDYSNSKEEFIPTNHFMPIHDYSDNGDSLATFNSVKNGKDKDCIAELPKPTKELSDISTKTSKEKCKSRTSGTSFDVNLEDVKRIGEQKENMGKAEGFSSEGIRTDMKVTGQDQQIDTCNGEKLPCLEILTNGFAALDSVNPQGIEDLDSVSDSKGLKTTSTHSTELSLDSVPSPAEDFADFAAFSDNETIHLEEPGHKICKVFNEREALNVQENHIINRVAEQSIMKEESSDRSYEYEGETCTENEQACISETNLVDNEVGSNCEQDSTALEHNDFIVCSTPQTTEISIGTTENAENTGRRKYCDSGNSKELDFSRADDSSETESINFTKIQNPTSDPAEETDLGDFEDVKNGESSTEFLSCSDTNEDDFGDFGTVSGASPAFISDTQESANDLSLEDSSEQSAHFSEPSGKFGEFRDINIVLTVDKQKLDQSELNQTLEYRATNTLSDLEVPPLAELENGKNSEFGEFDSVPTPQDECSAFQDSDDFADFSSAGCNQAAEWNAFEDEQKESCCWAAFGDEQAAESHYRKETWQSHRTDPSLSIDSPVTRQTDDVALASFQEAASRRESALSIQTTLLSRLERIFEVCFPSIPVLEIEEEIISLNLFLEASNKQMRTGETLANSGELMEVWTELQDIHDSYGLRYQWGGSHSNKKLLCSLGIDTRNILFTGNKKQPVIVPMYAAGLGMLEPTKEPLKPISAAEKIASIGQTTPVSPEMSTCTSDQFQESLPPVQFDWSSSGLTNPLDGVDPELYELTTSKLETSNTSSKVTDAFARLMSTVEKASTSTRKPKKEEHLSEEAAKVISSLPDLTFMHAKVLMFPATLTPSTRCQEKVD, translated from the exons ATGGAACCAGAAATAATTCGGATGTactcttcttcccctcctccactagacAATGGTGCTGATGAGGATGACGATGATGAATTTGGGGAATttggtggattctctggtgttGGCACTTCTGGCGTAGGTTTTGCTGATTTTGATGCACCAGACTACAGTAATTCAAAGGAGGAATTTATACCCACAAACCATTTTATGCCAATTCATGATTACTCTGACAATGGAGATAGCCTTGCAACCTTTAACTCTGTTAAAAATGGTAAAGATAAAGACTGCATTGCAGAACTTCCTAAACCCACTAAAGAACTCTCTGATATATCAACTAAAACCagcaaagaaaaatgtaaatcTAGAACTTCAGGTACGTCCTTTGATGTTAATCTGGAAGATGTAAAGAGAATAGGGGAACAAAAAGAGAACATGGGAAAAGCAGAGGGTTTCTCCTCTGAAGGCATTAGAACTGATATGAAAGTTACAGGCCAGGACCAGCAAATAGACACTTGTAATGGTGAGAAACTCCCATGTCTAGAGATTCTAACAAATGGTTTTGCAGCATTGGATTCTGTAAATCCTCAGGGAATAGAAGATCTGGACAGCGTCAGTGACTCAAAGGGACTAAAAACTACTAGCACTCATAGCACTGAGTTAAGTTTAGACTCTGTGCCCAGCCCAGCTGAGGATTTTGCAGATTTTGCTGCATTCTCAGACAATGAAACAATCCATTTAGAAGAACCAGGACATAAAATATGCAAAGTTTTTAATGAAAGAGAAGCACTGAATGTACAGGAAAACCATATAATAAATAGAGTGGCTGAACAAAGTATTATGAAGGAAGAGTCTTCAGATAGAAGCTACGAATATGAAGGAGAGACTTGCACTGAAAATGAGCAGGCTTGCATTTCAGAAACCAATTTAGTAGATAATGAAGTCGGTAGTAATTGTGAGCAGGACTCTACAGCACTGGAACATAATGACTTCATCGTTTGTAGCACACCTCAAACAACTGAGATTTCAATAGGCACTactgaaaatgcagaaaacactGGAAGGCGAAAATATTGTGACAGTGGGAACAGCAAAGAACTTGATTTTTCTAGGGCTGATGATTCTTCAGAAACAGAAAGTATCAACTTTACTAAAATTCAAAACCCCACCAGTGATCCTGCAGAAGAAACTGATTTGGGTGATTTTGAAGATGTAAAGAATGGTGAAAGTAGCACTGAATTTCTGTCTTGTAGTGATACAAATGAAGATGATTTTGGTGATTTTGGCACAGTCAGTGGTGCATCTCCTGCTTTTATTAGTGATACTCAAGAGTCAGCGAATGATTTAAGTTTAGAAGACTCTTCTGAACAATCTGCACACTTCAGTGAGCCAAGTGGTAAATTTGGTGAGTTTAGGGATATAAATATTGTGTTAACTGTTGACAAACAAAAATTAGATCAGTCTGAACTAAATCAGACATTAGAATATAGAGCTACCAATACGCTTTCTGACTTGGAAGTCCCACCTCttgctgagttggaaaatggAAAGAATAGTGAATTTGGAGAGTTTGATTCAGTGCCAACACCTCAAGATGAGTGCAGTGCTTTTCAGGACTCTGACGATTTTGCAGACTTTAGTTCAGCTGGTTGTAACCAAGCTGCAGAGTGGAATGCTTTTGAAGATGAACAGAAAGAAAGCTGTTGTTGGGCTGCTTTTGGAGATGAACAAGCTGCTGAATCTCATTATAGAAAAGAGACGTGGCAGTCACATAGGACAGATCCATCTCTTAGTATTGACAGCCCGGTGACCCGTCAGACTGATGATGTTGCTTTGGCATCTTTCCAGGAAGCTGCTAGTAGGCGAGAATCAGCACTTTCAATTCAG ACAACATTGCTAAGCCGTCTGGAGCGAATATTTGAAGTTTGCTTTCCTTCCATACCTGTTCTTGAAATAGAAGAAGAGATAATTTCCTTGAACCTTTTTCTGGAAGCAAGCAACAAACAGATGAGAACAGGGGAGACTTTGGCTAACAGTGG GGAACTTATGGAAGTGTGGACAGAGCTGCAGGATATCCATGATTCGTATGGATTGAGATATCAGTGGGGTGGCTCCCACAGCAACAAAAAGCTTTTATGCTCCTTGGGAATTGACACAAGAAATATT CTCTTTACAGGCAACAAGAAGCAGCCTGTTATTGTACCCATGTATGCAGCAGGACTG GGTATGCTAGAGCCTACCAAGGAACCTCTGAAACCAATATCTGCTGCAGAAAAAATAGCTTCCATAGGACAGACTACCCCTGTATCACCAGAGATGAGCACATGTACATCTGATCAGTTCCAG GAATCTCTACCACCTGTCCAGTTTGACTGGAGTAGCAGTGGCCTTACTAACCCTTTAGATG GTGTGGATCCAGAGTTGTATGAGTTGACAACTTCAAAACTGGAAACCTCCAATACAAGCAGCAAAGTGACTGATGCATTCGCAAGACTCATGTCCACAGTAGAGAAGGCAAGCACATCTACAAG